The following proteins come from a genomic window of Synechococcus sp. BIOS-E4-1:
- a CDS encoding alpha/beta hydrolase, whose translation MHPLISKALHEGPASDLYAALVPDQPLSRGWLHEIREAWGRPDHPSLALFADVDERSLKLASLEFGVSVKVQVFTPSTSTCGALLYLHGGGWIAPMSGKHLGWAKRIAALSERTVYAVDYRLAPEHPYPAAFQDCIGVLKHVFKTHQNNVAIAGDSAGANLAAACDQWQLQQQARRPDGMVLICGVLDLELERHQSMIEFGIGHPYNGIELLAYQRALYAPRVDQWSQPLTSPAHGDLSTLPPTLVIVGEHDPLRDDGLDFATKANSQGSRVKVHIGSGMPHGFVMQHSLVGEAAAAAEEQILAFLHAGKTPQRSKR comes from the coding sequence ATGCACCCACTGATTTCAAAGGCACTGCATGAAGGTCCAGCAAGTGATCTGTATGCGGCACTAGTGCCTGACCAGCCACTCAGCAGAGGCTGGCTGCATGAGATCCGGGAAGCCTGGGGGCGGCCCGATCATCCCAGCCTCGCGCTGTTTGCGGATGTTGACGAGCGGTCACTGAAACTGGCTTCACTGGAATTCGGGGTCTCCGTGAAGGTCCAGGTCTTCACCCCCTCGACATCCACTTGTGGAGCCCTGCTCTATCTGCATGGAGGAGGATGGATCGCCCCGATGTCGGGCAAACATCTCGGCTGGGCAAAACGAATAGCCGCGCTGAGTGAGCGCACGGTATACGCAGTGGATTACCGGTTGGCACCAGAGCATCCGTACCCAGCAGCATTCCAGGACTGCATCGGGGTGCTCAAACACGTTTTCAAGACCCATCAGAACAATGTGGCCATTGCCGGGGATTCAGCGGGTGCCAATCTCGCTGCTGCCTGTGATCAATGGCAGCTCCAGCAACAGGCAAGGAGGCCTGATGGAATGGTGCTGATCTGCGGCGTGCTCGATCTTGAGCTGGAACGTCATCAGTCCATGATCGAATTCGGGATCGGGCATCCCTACAACGGCATTGAACTGCTGGCATACCAACGGGCCCTCTATGCCCCCAGGGTTGACCAATGGAGCCAGCCCCTCACAAGTCCAGCCCATGGCGATCTCAGCACCCTGCCGCCGACCTTGGTGATTGTGGGCGAACACGATCCACTCAGGGACGATGGCCTTGATTTCGCGACTAAAGCCAACAGCCAGGGCTCAAGGGTGAAAGTCCATATCGGCTCCGGTATGCCCCATGGTTTTGTCATGCAGCACTCTCTTGTCGGGGAAGCGGCTGCAGCCGCGGAAGAGCAGATTCTGGCGTTCCTCCATGCAGGCAAAACGCCTCAAAGATCCAAGCGATGA
- a CDS encoding Nif11-like leader peptide family natural product precursor, whose amino-acid sequence MTQEQLIAFIANAKGNTSLQERLKVAADTNAIASIAKEAGFSISTDDLNNKAQAEISEEELEGATGGRIVCISFGSLFIRRGKLS is encoded by the coding sequence ATGACACAAGAACAACTCATAGCTTTCATCGCTAACGCCAAAGGCAACACCAGCCTGCAGGAAAGGCTCAAAGTAGCGGCTGATACCAATGCTATTGCTTCCATTGCCAAAGAAGCAGGATTTAGCATTTCCACTGATGATCTAAATAACAAGGCTCAAGCAGAGATTTCTGAAGAGGAACTGGAAGGCGCAACTGGAGGGAGAATTGTATGCATTAGTTTTGGTAGTTTATTTATAAGACGAGGCAAATTATCATAG
- a CDS encoding thermonuclease family protein, giving the protein MPAKAARSQLRRLVVGRQASLRQITRDHYGRTVGELFLNGSNVQQQMVASGHTSIYWIYPTNPPGHDDPHHNHRCSTRHHRTGSTSSSR; this is encoded by the coding sequence GTGCCTGCCAAGGCTGCCCGTAGTCAACTCAGGCGGCTTGTTGTAGGCCGTCAGGCGTCATTGCGCCAGATCACCCGTGATCACTACGGCAGGACCGTGGGCGAGTTATTCCTGAATGGCTCCAACGTCCAACAACAGATGGTGGCTTCTGGTCATACCTCCATTTACTGGATATACCCCACCAATCCCCCTGGACACGATGATCCGCACCACAATCACCGCTGCAGCACTCGCCATCACCGCACTGGCAGTACCAGCTCAAGCCGATAG
- a CDS encoding Coq4 family protein, which yields MVSRSELKEDSLDLALGILQLARDPEHGFKHSRHFSPIFKWDLQKECLNRFITHPKLQPLINEQFDIPWPSFDAMRAMPVGSLGFCAQQMFSKLGIEPLAPVNKNLRKVVGTNEKEDYLSRRLRKFHDIFHLVLGVDTSVAGEAAVQTYVAVSQQLPAVVAILSASMTHSFLYPDEHRMIWEAISFGAQVGLAGVFLEGCRWEEGWERPLAEWRSELGLITLLENSPFQDEIHRWETPST from the coding sequence ATGGTTTCTCGTTCTGAATTAAAAGAGGACTCTCTTGATTTAGCCTTAGGAATTCTTCAGTTAGCCAGGGATCCTGAACATGGATTCAAGCATAGCCGGCACTTCTCCCCAATTTTTAAATGGGATCTGCAAAAAGAATGTCTCAACAGGTTTATAACTCATCCCAAGCTTCAGCCTCTTATCAATGAGCAGTTTGACATTCCTTGGCCATCATTTGATGCGATGCGTGCGATGCCAGTGGGAAGCCTTGGATTCTGCGCTCAGCAAATGTTTAGTAAGCTTGGAATTGAGCCATTAGCACCGGTAAATAAAAATCTTAGAAAGGTTGTCGGGACCAATGAAAAGGAAGATTATTTATCCCGCAGGCTTAGAAAATTTCATGACATTTTCCATTTAGTTCTTGGCGTTGATACTTCAGTGGCTGGGGAAGCGGCTGTACAAACCTATGTTGCTGTTTCACAACAGCTGCCGGCAGTAGTTGCGATTCTCTCCGCTTCAATGACACATAGTTTCTTATACCCCGATGAACATCGCATGATCTGGGAGGCTATTAGCTTTGGCGCTCAAGTCGGTCTCGCTGGAGTTTTCCTGGAAGGGTGTCGTTGGGAAGAGGGATGGGAGCGACCTTTAGCTGAATGGCGATCTGAACTTGGACTTATCACCTTGCTGGAGAACTCTCCTTTTCAGGATGAAATACATCGCTGGGAAACACCTTCTACTTGA
- a CDS encoding ferritin, protein MTNSATQATITIPVGPAGRAMAEPMSSELLDLMEAHLNLERQSAADYFAAAVWFAERELTGFAEHLRDEAKQEQEHAAKFADYLISRGQRPVLDTIEPPRQQWPDVEQVIANVFRMEADVTASVLQLYGTAEKDIDRRTTVFLDAIVDAQRLSEHEAAYLLGRVKFAAGNPAAVMIIDAELREGEAEPAKLEG, encoded by the coding sequence ATGACAAATTCCGCCACCCAGGCCACCATCACCATTCCCGTCGGTCCTGCAGGCCGGGCCATGGCCGAACCCATGTCCAGCGAACTGCTCGACCTGATGGAAGCTCATCTCAACCTTGAGCGTCAGTCAGCTGCTGATTACTTCGCTGCTGCTGTCTGGTTTGCTGAACGTGAACTGACCGGCTTTGCCGAGCATCTCCGCGATGAGGCCAAGCAGGAGCAGGAGCACGCCGCCAAGTTTGCTGACTATCTGATCTCCAGAGGTCAGCGCCCTGTGCTCGACACGATCGAACCACCCCGCCAGCAATGGCCTGATGTGGAGCAGGTGATCGCCAATGTCTTCCGCATGGAAGCTGATGTGACCGCCTCGGTGCTGCAGCTTTACGGCACTGCTGAAAAGGACATTGACCGCCGCACCACGGTGTTCCTCGACGCAATCGTTGATGCTCAGCGTCTTTCTGAGCACGAGGCTGCCTATCTGCTGGGCCGCGTCAAGTTCGCTGCCGGCAACCCTGCTGCTGTGATGATCATCGACGCCGAACTGAGGGAAGGCGAAGCCGAGCCCGCCAAACTCGAAGGCTGA
- a CDS encoding 6-carboxytetrahydropterin synthase yields MPSPPAGHTCSKHFEGYPCCHRQWQHPGHCRFVHGYSRSFTVWFAAFELDACGFVVDFSSLRPLEEQLRRQFDHTFLVNADDPLMDQWQTLHEQGALDLRVMDNVGMEATAQLVWGWANTLLQQRDAGRSCCWKVEARENRANGACYEALPEWFDPANR; encoded by the coding sequence ATGCCTTCGCCTCCCGCTGGTCACACCTGCAGCAAGCACTTCGAGGGCTATCCCTGCTGCCATCGGCAGTGGCAGCACCCCGGGCATTGCCGTTTCGTGCACGGTTACAGCCGCAGCTTCACGGTTTGGTTCGCTGCCTTTGAACTGGATGCCTGTGGTTTCGTGGTCGACTTCTCCAGCCTCCGGCCTTTGGAGGAGCAACTCAGACGGCAGTTCGATCACACCTTTCTGGTGAATGCCGATGATCCGTTGATGGATCAGTGGCAGACCCTGCATGAGCAGGGCGCGCTGGATCTGCGCGTGATGGACAACGTGGGCATGGAAGCCACTGCCCAGTTGGTCTGGGGCTGGGCTAACACCCTGTTGCAACAACGTGATGCAGGCCGCAGCTGCTGCTGGAAGGTGGAAGCCCGGGAAAACCGGGCCAATGGAGCCTGCTACGAGGCACTGCCTGAGTGGTTCGATCCTGCGAACCGCTAA
- a CDS encoding S9 family peptidase encodes MPSGLKRAMVSSGLVLLACSFAAPTSASQRRGSTPLDFLTIRKASSPQISPDGETVVFVLEEPGPQKDGQPWRGDQDLWRVPADGSAPPQRWISSPQKDWSPRWSPDGGTLAFLSKRGTGESNGSTTQIFLSDSSGAGVRQLTGVGGEISAFRWAPDGSSLAFLASDDLNHSDSAPHPSNRPLPLTKLYQVSVSGEEVMLISPSGLNVIDFDWSPDGSRIAALTSPTAKVPDLVSARQLVIIDPSLAEVERRFPNRIGWDSPVLWSPDGELIHVDVWRSPGDAWSPAFISVSDGQTQVLLDGVRATIGDTRWSADSRFLFGQLLEGNQTSLARIERETGAIQRLTPSGARLFEKGTYTAHDSSGRVVLLKASASAPPDLWFVDSGQAPKQLTRLNPQIDQIRFGEVRELQWRNPDDGQTVHGFFVLPLDYQSGRRYPMVTILHGGPTSAWQIGWSDGFTDWGQVLAANGYITFFPNVRGSLGAGVDYANANTGDLGGIDYVDAISGVDEMVSQGFADPKRLGVGGYSYGGYLSSWSITQTTRFKAAVSGGILADLISFYGTTDIPQYLTIHLGEPPFPEQSLAWQRSPLKHASKVTTPVLFYVGDSDQRTPPGQVHQMHRAVEDAGVTAFKVIYPGEGHGFVDRNNQLDLMQRMLAWYGRYLLPAGASQ; translated from the coding sequence ATGCCATCCGGTCTGAAGCGAGCAATGGTCAGCAGTGGCCTTGTGCTGCTGGCCTGTTCATTTGCCGCTCCGACCTCTGCTTCGCAACGGCGCGGTTCAACACCTCTCGATTTCCTGACCATCCGAAAGGCCTCCAGCCCGCAGATCTCGCCTGATGGTGAGACGGTGGTTTTCGTTTTGGAGGAACCGGGACCTCAAAAGGATGGTCAACCCTGGCGTGGTGATCAGGATCTTTGGAGAGTTCCTGCGGACGGCAGCGCTCCTCCCCAACGCTGGATCTCAAGTCCACAGAAGGACTGGTCACCCCGATGGTCTCCGGATGGAGGAACGCTGGCCTTTCTCTCCAAACGTGGCACGGGAGAGTCAAACGGATCCACAACACAGATCTTCCTGAGCGATTCCTCTGGCGCCGGGGTTCGTCAGCTCACGGGTGTGGGCGGAGAGATCTCCGCATTTCGTTGGGCGCCTGATGGCAGCAGTCTCGCTTTTCTTGCATCAGACGATCTGAATCATTCCGACAGCGCACCCCATCCATCGAACCGGCCCCTGCCTCTGACGAAGCTGTATCAGGTGTCTGTTTCAGGAGAGGAGGTGATGCTGATTTCACCGTCTGGACTGAATGTGATCGACTTTGACTGGTCACCGGATGGCTCCCGAATTGCTGCTCTGACCTCTCCAACAGCCAAGGTTCCGGATCTGGTCAGTGCCAGGCAGCTGGTGATCATTGATCCTTCCCTGGCTGAGGTTGAGCGCCGTTTCCCCAATCGCATCGGTTGGGACTCCCCCGTGTTGTGGTCGCCTGACGGAGAGCTCATCCATGTTGATGTCTGGAGATCACCCGGAGATGCATGGTCTCCAGCTTTTATCTCAGTCAGCGATGGTCAGACTCAGGTTTTACTGGATGGCGTTCGGGCCACGATCGGAGATACACGCTGGTCTGCTGACTCCCGCTTTCTGTTCGGCCAGTTGTTGGAGGGAAACCAGACGTCTCTCGCCAGGATTGAACGAGAGACGGGTGCCATTCAGCGGCTGACACCATCTGGCGCCAGATTGTTTGAGAAGGGCACATACACCGCTCATGATTCATCCGGCCGAGTTGTTCTGCTCAAAGCTTCCGCATCGGCTCCGCCGGATCTCTGGTTCGTTGATTCAGGTCAGGCCCCCAAACAGCTCACACGTTTGAATCCGCAGATTGATCAGATCCGATTTGGAGAGGTGCGTGAACTGCAATGGCGCAATCCAGATGATGGTCAAACGGTGCATGGATTTTTTGTGCTTCCCCTTGACTATCAATCGGGTCGTCGTTACCCGATGGTGACGATTCTGCACGGTGGTCCGACATCGGCCTGGCAGATCGGATGGTCGGATGGTTTCACGGATTGGGGCCAGGTCTTGGCTGCCAATGGCTACATCACTTTTTTCCCGAATGTGCGGGGTTCACTCGGAGCTGGAGTTGATTACGCCAATGCCAATACAGGTGATTTAGGCGGAATTGATTATGTGGATGCGATCAGTGGAGTCGACGAAATGGTGTCGCAAGGATTTGCTGATCCCAAGCGGCTGGGTGTTGGGGGTTACAGCTATGGCGGTTATCTGAGCTCCTGGAGCATCACCCAGACAACACGTTTCAAGGCAGCGGTGTCTGGTGGAATCCTGGCTGATCTGATCAGCTTTTATGGCACCACTGATATCCCCCAGTATCTGACCATTCACCTCGGCGAGCCACCTTTCCCTGAACAATCACTGGCATGGCAGCGCTCCCCGCTCAAGCATGCGTCAAAGGTGACAACACCGGTGTTGTTTTATGTGGGTGATAGTGACCAACGCACACCCCCGGGTCAGGTTCATCAGATGCATCGTGCCGTTGAAGATGCTGGAGTAACGGCCTTTAAGGTCATCTATCCAGGAGAGGGTCATGGATTCGTGGACCGAAACAATCAATTGGATCTGATGCAACGGATGCTGGCTTGGTATGGGCGCTACTTGTTACCAGCTGGGGCATCTCAATGA
- the hisIE gene encoding bifunctional phosphoribosyl-AMP cyclohydrolase/phosphoribosyl-ATP diphosphatase HisIE, with protein MQPLTSAFIDQLRFNDAGLIPAIAQDWLDGAVLMVAWMNRHSIELTLSTGEVHYWSRSRQELWHKGATSGHTQTVRNLRYDCDADVILITIEQTGDVACHTGARSCFYEDSDQRAPGGPESLAPPADACTELMRVIESRRDHPEEGSYTNKLLKGGDNSILKKIGEESAEFVMACKDDNAEEIAGEAADILFHLQVALAHHGVSWRRVQAVLAARRGAPRRH; from the coding sequence ATGCAGCCCCTCACCTCAGCCTTCATTGATCAACTCCGTTTCAACGATGCGGGCCTGATCCCGGCAATCGCCCAGGACTGGCTCGATGGTGCTGTGCTGATGGTGGCCTGGATGAACAGGCACTCCATCGAACTGACATTGAGCACAGGAGAGGTGCATTACTGGAGCCGCTCACGCCAGGAGCTGTGGCACAAGGGCGCCACCAGCGGCCACACCCAGACAGTGAGAAACCTCCGCTACGACTGCGATGCGGATGTGATCCTGATCACGATTGAACAGACCGGCGATGTGGCCTGTCACACCGGAGCTCGCAGCTGCTTTTACGAAGACAGTGATCAACGCGCCCCGGGGGGCCCGGAGTCGCTTGCTCCCCCTGCTGACGCCTGCACGGAGCTGATGCGCGTGATCGAAAGCCGCCGGGATCACCCTGAGGAAGGCAGTTACACCAACAAACTGCTCAAGGGTGGTGACAACAGCATCCTCAAGAAAATCGGTGAGGAGAGTGCGGAGTTTGTGATGGCGTGCAAGGACGACAATGCCGAGGAGATCGCTGGAGAAGCGGCCGACATCCTGTTCCATCTGCAGGTTGCCTTGGCCCATCACGGTGTCAGCTGGCGCCGGGTGCAGGCAGTCCTGGCAGCACGCCGAGGAGCTCCGCGCAGACACTGA
- a CDS encoding lipoprotein, whose product MRSLFMGVVLVALAGCGQSGPLSREERASKDSISIQLDATDPSASTGELNQGRESLRFKVGYGRNGIACAGSRFEEGWTPLGTFRVNAILSEDRFVMDPALVKESGKTETYLRENLFRNMSSIDFKGDGETGEYGKGYISLAPVPATPQPFRFNTYDGKFRWYSFAIHGTNDPSRVGQSITGGCINVDQNVMTDLLKTVQLGDEVVISSESPCTP is encoded by the coding sequence ATGCGTTCACTGTTCATGGGGGTTGTGCTCGTTGCGCTTGCCGGGTGTGGCCAGTCGGGTCCCCTCTCGCGGGAAGAGCGTGCCTCCAAAGACAGCATCAGCATTCAGCTGGATGCGACAGACCCCTCCGCGAGCACGGGAGAGCTCAATCAGGGGCGTGAATCCCTTCGTTTCAAGGTGGGTTATGGCCGCAACGGCATTGCCTGCGCTGGATCAAGGTTCGAGGAAGGATGGACTCCGCTGGGCACCTTTCGCGTGAATGCAATTCTCAGCGAGGATCGTTTCGTGATGGATCCTGCGCTGGTCAAGGAGTCCGGAAAGACTGAGACCTATCTGCGCGAGAATCTGTTTCGCAACATGAGTTCCATCGATTTCAAGGGCGATGGTGAAACCGGTGAGTACGGCAAGGGTTACATCAGCCTGGCCCCTGTGCCCGCCACGCCACAGCCATTCCGCTTCAACACCTACGACGGCAAATTCCGCTGGTACAGCTTCGCCATTCATGGCACCAACGATCCCAGCCGGGTGGGGCAGTCGATCACCGGTGGCTGCATCAACGTCGATCAGAACGTGATGACTGACCTGCTCAAAACCGTGCAGCTTGGAGATGAAGTGGTCATCAGCTCTGAATCTCCCTGCACTCCCTGA
- a CDS encoding peptidase encodes MLDDPCPPVQQVRRLEGQPFTAAAAQTAPGYGARLATTAFGIPSLPRWCVWVEPAAAAEADRWERRWLNAVNAALQDWMPLLPITRVSDPNRAHIRIERRRPPRRQLAGGWRASNGRAVLQLLEVRRADVWRLEPGVTVLVSPELRAEALQATALHELGHALGLWGHSDDPADALAPVQGASPVLAPSDGDRRTLNWLRAQPTRFGEPLNPADTAAQ; translated from the coding sequence ATGCTTGATGACCCCTGTCCACCGGTTCAGCAGGTTCGCAGGCTGGAGGGTCAGCCCTTCACGGCCGCGGCTGCTCAAACAGCTCCTGGATACGGTGCGCGTTTGGCGACCACGGCTTTCGGAATTCCATCCCTTCCTCGGTGGTGTGTCTGGGTCGAGCCTGCCGCCGCCGCTGAGGCGGATCGATGGGAGCGACGCTGGCTGAATGCCGTCAATGCCGCTTTGCAGGATTGGATGCCTCTGTTGCCGATTACGCGTGTCAGTGATCCCAACCGGGCTCACATCCGGATCGAACGTCGTCGACCGCCTCGGCGTCAGCTGGCGGGGGGTTGGCGAGCCAGTAATGGTCGTGCCGTGCTGCAACTGCTTGAGGTCCGTCGCGCAGACGTCTGGCGACTGGAACCAGGGGTGACCGTTCTTGTATCACCGGAGCTGAGGGCAGAGGCCTTGCAAGCCACCGCGTTGCATGAGCTGGGTCATGCCCTTGGTCTCTGGGGGCACAGCGATGATCCTGCTGATGCCCTTGCGCCGGTGCAAGGAGCCTCGCCGGTGCTCGCTCCATCTGACGGGGATCGGCGCACGCTGAACTGGTTGCGCGCTCAGCCCACTCGCTTTGGTGAGCCGTTGAATCCTGCCGACACCGCAGCTCAGTGA
- a CDS encoding DUF2214 family protein has protein sequence MLLASALTPEIAKSAGVAYVHNLSFMLCFAALVVERRLIRPDPDRRTATAMVITDIIYGIAALALLVSGILRVLYFGQGGDFYTENPLFWWKVGLYLSVGGLSLYPTVTYVLWAIPLRKGELPKVGQELATRLGWIINVELVGFALVPMLATLMARGVGLSAA, from the coding sequence ATGTTGCTGGCTTCTGCGCTGACTCCGGAGATTGCCAAGAGTGCTGGCGTGGCCTATGTCCACAACCTGAGCTTCATGCTCTGCTTCGCGGCCCTGGTGGTGGAGCGACGTCTGATTCGTCCGGATCCCGATCGCAGGACCGCCACGGCCATGGTGATCACCGACATCATCTACGGAATTGCAGCGCTGGCTCTGCTGGTCAGTGGAATTCTGCGGGTGCTCTACTTCGGTCAGGGCGGCGACTTCTACACGGAAAACCCACTGTTCTGGTGGAAAGTCGGTCTCTATTTGAGCGTCGGAGGGCTTTCGCTCTATCCCACGGTCACCTATGTCCTCTGGGCGATTCCGCTGCGCAAGGGTGAGTTACCCAAAGTGGGTCAAGAACTGGCAACCCGTCTGGGCTGGATCATCAATGTGGAGCTTGTGGGATTTGCCCTGGTTCCGATGCTCGCCACACTGATGGCCAGGGGTGTTGGTCTTTCTGCTGCCTGA
- a CDS encoding sigma-70 family RNA polymerase sigma factor, translated as MVSSLSAFLGEIGRHQLLTPEQELTMGRKVQAMVALNERCQLAGGSGPACVYTDEEKRTIKRGERAKNQMITSNLRLVVNLAKRYQGKGLDLLDLIQEGTLGLTRAVEKYDPTRGHRFSTYAYWWIRQGLNRALSTQSRTIRIPVNVNEKLTKLRAAKARLMQSNGLPPTSEQLAESMQISLSEVEDLLGCELRSVTVSLQGVVKSKSDPSELVDVLPSDEIPPMERAEIAERTASAWKLLDKSNLTPKERTVVMLRFGLDGSHEWRTLAEVARHMNCSREYCRQVVQRALRKLRKTGIQHGLVEMSV; from the coding sequence ATGGTGAGTTCACTGAGTGCATTTCTGGGCGAAATCGGCAGACATCAACTATTGACTCCCGAACAGGAGTTAACGATGGGGCGCAAAGTTCAGGCCATGGTTGCTCTTAACGAGCGCTGTCAGCTTGCTGGTGGAAGTGGACCCGCATGTGTTTACACCGATGAAGAGAAGCGCACGATTAAACGAGGAGAGAGGGCAAAGAATCAGATGATCACCTCCAACCTGAGGTTGGTGGTGAATCTTGCAAAGCGCTACCAGGGCAAGGGGCTTGACCTGCTGGACCTGATTCAGGAAGGCACTCTTGGACTCACACGCGCCGTCGAGAAATACGACCCAACTCGCGGCCACCGTTTTTCCACCTACGCCTACTGGTGGATTCGGCAAGGTCTGAACCGTGCTCTTTCAACGCAGAGCCGCACCATTCGTATTCCCGTGAATGTGAATGAAAAACTCACCAAACTCCGCGCTGCCAAAGCTCGACTGATGCAGAGCAATGGCTTACCTCCAACATCGGAACAACTTGCTGAGTCGATGCAAATCTCCCTCAGCGAGGTGGAGGATCTGCTCGGCTGTGAATTACGAAGTGTGACGGTCAGCCTTCAGGGGGTCGTGAAATCAAAATCAGATCCTTCAGAACTGGTCGATGTTCTCCCCAGCGATGAAATTCCACCGATGGAACGGGCAGAAATCGCAGAAAGGACTGCTTCGGCCTGGAAGCTGCTGGACAAATCCAATCTCACTCCCAAAGAGCGGACGGTGGTGATGTTGCGATTTGGCCTCGACGGCAGCCATGAATGGCGCACTCTTGCGGAAGTAGCCAGGCATATGAACTGCAGCCGGGAATACTGTCGTCAGGTGGTGCAACGTGCCTTGCGCAAATTACGCAAGACCGGCATCCAACACGGCCTGGTGGAAATGAGCGTCTGA
- a CDS encoding YkvA family protein, with protein MTSSSSSGTTEFNAGFNDEVVDAEVLDSEVIDESAFKQLLKRAGRSIARPALEALEMMLDPATPTQARLTLLAALTYLLVPTDLIPDLLPVAGFSDDLVALTAVMGLCRNHITPEIRQRAQRRLDQWFPLQCS; from the coding sequence ATGACCTCGAGCTCCTCTTCAGGCACCACGGAGTTCAACGCGGGGTTCAACGATGAGGTGGTGGATGCAGAAGTGCTCGACAGTGAAGTCATTGATGAATCCGCATTCAAACAACTGCTCAAGCGAGCTGGAAGATCCATTGCTCGTCCAGCCCTCGAAGCGCTGGAGATGATGCTGGATCCGGCAACGCCTACTCAGGCAAGGCTCACCCTGCTGGCAGCGCTCACCTATCTTCTGGTCCCTACCGACCTCATCCCTGACCTTTTGCCTGTGGCTGGTTTCAGTGATGACCTGGTGGCCCTCACCGCAGTCATGGGTCTATGCCGGAATCACATCACTCCCGAGATCAGGCAACGGGCGCAACGCAGACTGGATCAATGGTTCCCGCTCCAATGCTCATGA